Proteins encoded together in one Impatiens glandulifera chromosome 1, dImpGla2.1, whole genome shotgun sequence window:
- the LOC124922717 gene encoding aspartyl protease AED3-like has protein sequence MAASLTLFLLPLFLSPFTSKSLATTAGKCDGVFSDHRSSLQILHINSPCSPFRSTQPLSWEQTVHESQSKDHARFQYLSSLVAGRSIAPISSGQILKTSNYLVRVKVGTPPQDFLMTVDTSNDAAWVPCDGCNGCSSAVFASEKSTSFSPVACNAVQCNQVPNPVCDGGSCGFNTTYGGSTIAASLSKDTFRLAADDIPDYTFGCIEKVTGASFPPQGLLGLGRGPLSLLSQTQNLYQSTFSYCLPSYKALHFSGSLKLGPVAQPKRIKYTPLLRNPKRPSLYYVNLLSIKVGKRIVDIPPSAFAFNANTGAGTIVDSGTVYTRLVKTAYEAVRNEFRRRMGTATVSTLGGFDTCYTVPITIPSITFMFDGANVTLPQDNFLIHSSSSSITCLAMAASPDNVNSVLNVIASFQQQNHRYLFDIPNSRLGISRESCS, from the exons ATGGCAGCTTCACTGACACTTTTCCTTCTTCccctttttctctctcctttcaCATCCAAATCCCTCGCCACCACCGCCGGAAAATGCGACGGCGTCTTCTCCGACCACCGCTCATCCCTCCAAATCCTCCACATCAACAGCCCCTGCTCCCCTTTCCGTTCTACACAACCACTCTCATGGGAACAAACCGTACATGAATCCCAATCCAAAGACCATGCAAGATTTCAGTACCTATCCAGCCTCGTCGCCGGCAGATCCATTGCTCCCATTTCTTCCGGTCAGATCCTCAAGACCTCAAATTACCTTGTTAGAGTCAAAGTTGGGACGCCGCCGCAGGATTTCTTGATGACCGTTGATACCAGCAATGACGCTGCTTGGGTTCCATGCGACGGTTGCAACGGTTGCTCCTCCGCCGTCTTCGCGTCGGAAAAATCCACCTCTTTCTCCCCTGTCGCCTGCAATGCTGTTCAATGCAATcag GTGCCGAACCCGGTCTGCGACGGTGGCTCATGCGGCTTCAACACGACATACGGAGGCTCAACAATAGCAGCAAGTCTCTCAAAAGACACTTTCCGGCTAGCGGCCGATGACATTCCCGACTATACATTCGGCTGCATCGAGAAAGTGACCGGCGCCTCCTTCCCACCTCAGGGACTATTAGGGCTTGGCCGTGGccctctctctcttctttctcaaACCCAAAACCTTTACCAATCCACATTCTCATATTGCTTACCCAGCTATAAAGCTTTACACTTTTCCGGTTCACTCAAACTCGGACCGGTTGCCCAACCAAAGAGAATCAAATACACTCCCCTCCTCAGAAACCCTAAAAGACCATCTTTATACTATGTCAATTTGTTATCAATTAAGGTCGGCAAGAGAATCGTTGATATTCCTCCATCCGCATTCGCCTTCAACGCCAACACCGGCGCCGGTACAATTGTGGATTCCG GTACTGTGTATACTAGACTGGTAAAGACGGCGTACGAGGCGGTTAGGAACGAATTCCGGCGAAGAATGGGGACTGCAACAGTTTCGACTCTAGGAGGATTTGATACTTGCTATACTGTTCCGATTACAATACCATCGATCACGTTCATGTTCGACGGAGCTAACGTGACGTTGCCTCAAGATAATTTCCTAATCCACAGCAGCTCGAGCAGCATAACTTGTCTTGCCATGGCGGCGTCGCCGGATAATGTTAATTCTGTACTTAATGTGATTGCTAGCTTCCAACAGCAGAATCATCGTTATCTGTTTGATATTCCTAACAGTCGCCTCGGAATCTCCCGCGAGAGTTGCTCCTAG